The following proteins are co-located in the Deinococcus betulae genome:
- a CDS encoding NfeD family protein yields MDWLPSWERLQSWHWWVLGALLLVLEVAAPGIFFVWLALAAFALGLLVFLLPLPVAVQLLLFAVLSVVAVVLGRRYLSRVLPDSPEAGRINQGSHRLVGQTVTVTRAIQNGTGRVRVGDGEWRATGPDTPQGARVVVVAADGATLHVREVSGTWT; encoded by the coding sequence GTGGACTGGCTGCCAAGTTGGGAGCGCCTGCAGTCGTGGCACTGGTGGGTGCTGGGCGCCCTGCTGCTGGTGCTGGAGGTCGCGGCGCCTGGCATCTTCTTCGTGTGGCTGGCACTGGCGGCCTTTGCGCTGGGCCTGCTGGTCTTTCTGTTGCCGCTGCCTGTGGCGGTGCAGCTGCTGCTGTTCGCCGTACTGAGCGTGGTAGCAGTGGTGCTGGGCCGCCGCTACCTCTCGCGTGTGCTGCCCGATTCGCCCGAGGCGGGGCGCATCAACCAGGGGTCGCACCGGCTGGTGGGGCAGACCGTGACCGTGACCCGCGCCATTCAGAACGGAACTGGACGCGTCCGTGTGGGTGACGGCGAGTGGCGGGCCACCGGCCCGGATACGCCGCAAGGCGCGCGGGTGGTCGTGGTGGCTGCGGACGGCGCTACCCTGCATGTCCGTGAAGTGAGCGGCACCTGGACGTGA
- a CDS encoding SPFH domain-containing protein: MGFTIFVSVLLLLVLVTLFAGVKSVPQGSQWTQERFGKFQRTLKPGLNLIIPYIDRIGRRVNMMEQVLDVPSQEVITKDNALVTVDGVVFYQVLDAAKASYEVSNLELAILNLTMTNIRTVMGSMDLDELLSNRDQINARLLTVVDEATEPWGVKATRIEVKDIKPPADLVASMARQMKAEREKRANILDAEGFRQAAILKAEGEKQAEILSAEGRRQAAFLEAEARERAAQAEAEATRLVSDAISAGNVQAINYFVAQRYVDALRDVATAPNQKTLILPVEATSVLGSLQGIAEVAREAFGGRKG, from the coding sequence ATGGGATTTACGATTTTTGTCAGTGTGTTGTTGCTGCTGGTGCTGGTCACGCTGTTCGCCGGGGTCAAGAGCGTGCCGCAGGGCTCGCAGTGGACCCAGGAGCGGTTCGGCAAGTTTCAGCGCACCCTCAAGCCGGGCCTGAACCTCATCATCCCGTACATTGACCGGATTGGGCGCCGGGTCAACATGATGGAGCAGGTGCTGGACGTGCCCAGCCAGGAAGTGATTACCAAGGACAACGCGCTGGTCACCGTGGACGGCGTGGTGTTCTATCAGGTGCTGGACGCCGCCAAGGCCAGCTACGAGGTCAGCAACCTCGAACTGGCGATTCTGAATCTGACCATGACCAACATCCGCACAGTGATGGGCAGCATGGACCTGGACGAGCTGCTGAGCAACCGCGACCAGATCAACGCGCGCCTACTGACGGTCGTGGATGAAGCCACCGAGCCGTGGGGGGTCAAGGCCACCCGCATTGAGGTCAAGGACATCAAGCCGCCCGCCGACCTGGTCGCCAGCATGGCCCGCCAGATGAAGGCTGAGCGCGAGAAGCGCGCCAACATTCTGGACGCCGAGGGTTTCCGTCAGGCCGCCATTCTGAAGGCCGAGGGCGAGAAGCAAGCCGAGATTCTGTCGGCCGAGGGCCGCCGTCAGGCCGCCTTTCTGGAAGCCGAGGCCCGTGAACGCGCCGCCCAGGCCGAAGCCGAGGCCACCCGCCTGGTCAGTGATGCCATCTCGGCGGGCAACGTGCAGGCCATCAATTACTTCGTGGCGCAGCGCTACGTGGACGCCCTGCGGGACGTGGCCACCGCGCCCAATCAGAAAACCCTGATTCTGCCGGTGGAGGCCACGAGCGTGCTGGGCAGCCTGCAAGGGATTGCCGAGGTGGCGCGCGAGGCCTTTGGCGGGCGTAAGGGGTAA